In Glandiceps talaboti chromosome 14, keGlaTala1.1, whole genome shotgun sequence, a single genomic region encodes these proteins:
- the LOC144445193 gene encoding uncharacterized protein LOC144445193 → MAAVLFVVTVPTDRKPANADSKDDDPTKDQSDGNLEDFVENRPMHEVLEMLLKDMQVNNAAWMVTSNDMSYQVTFTCKGPLLCEAILNKLTDAGIGKQPETSICIVPASIYFSQEPDDDDKEEEEEDEMEKSGEHAAMVTPTRQGSFLKSIKSRLTVAQVVETVQNAGDLTFDFVILIILASIIAAIGLSEDSSVILVASMLISPLMGPILAGTFGTVIAHVKLRNLGMKTEIIGLLLCIICGFIFGLVLGTWGDVLGWPTEAMSSRGELRGLVVGVFIALPSGAAVAISVLGGNIGSLVGVAISASLLPPAVNAVSTNFNI, encoded by the exons ATGGCTGCAGTACTGTTTGTTGTCACTGTACCGACAGATCGAAAGCCTGCAAACGCTGACAGCAAAGACGATGATCCGACAAAAGACCAGTCTGATGGCAATCTAGAGGATTTTGTAGAGAACAGGCCAATGCACGAG GTACTTGAAATGTTGTTAAAAGACATGCAAGTTAACAATGCAGCCTGGATGGTGACCAGCAATGATATGTCTTACCAAGTAACATTTACCTGTAAAGGACCACTGTTATGTGAAGCCATCTTGAATAAATTAACAGATGCTGGTATTGGCAAGCAACCAGAGACATCAATATG TATTGTTCCAGCATCTATATATTTCTCCCAAGaacctgatgatgatgataaggaggaggaggaggaggatgagaTGGAAAAGTCAGGTGAACATGCTGCCATGGTAACACCTACCAGACAAGGCAGCTTTCTTAAATCCATAAAATCAAGACTGACTGTAGCTCAG GTTGTTGAAACTGTTCAGAATGCCGgtgatttgacctttgactttgtgATTCTGATCATTCTTGCCAG TATAATTGCTGCCATTGGTTTATCAGAGGACAGCTCAGTGATTCTTGTAGCAAGTATGTTGATATCACCTTTAATG GGGCCGATTCTTGCCGGGACATTTGGTACAGTGATAGCACACGTCAAACTTAGAAATCTTGGTATGAAGACAGAGATTATTGGTTTGCtgttatgtattatatgtg GTTTCATATTTGGTTTAGTCCTTGGTACTTGGGGTGATGTACTAGGATGGCCAACTGAAGCCATGTCAAGTAG AGGTGAGCTGAGGGGTCTGGTAGTTGGTGTGTTCATAGCATTGCCGTCAGGAGCTGCAGTTGCCATATCTGTACTAGGTGGTAATATTGGATCATTGGTTGGTGTCGCCATATCTGCATCATTGCTACCACCAGCTGTCAATGCTGTGAGTAcaaattttaacatttaa
- the LOC144445196 gene encoding eukaryotic translation elongation factor 1 epsilon-1-like, whose translation MSLEDERNVGWKQPTNTLSSFIMADLKQDVRSIAKFLGVNSVKVNVSSETKTPVLHTENGGSITGLASITKYLTQKSGKQKLLGGSCEQKAVVGQWLDYRVTQVDRCNSREEVKTVLKELNHYLSDRVYMSGYHFSIADLLLYYGLHSILSESTMQEKQKFMNLSRWFDNVQRYPDIQQHLPLLIFPKNTLYTATSGIY comes from the exons ATGTCTTTGGAAGATGAACGGAATGTAG GATGGAAACAGCCAACAAACACATTGTCTAGTTTCATCATGGCCGACTTGAAGCAGGATGTACGATCTATCGCCAAATTTTTGGGTGTAAATAGCGTCAAAGTGAATGTATCCAGTGAAACAAag ACACCGGTTCTACATACAGAAAATGGTGGCAGTATCACAGGATTGGCTTCAATCACAAAATATTTAACACAGAAGTCTGGCAAACAGAAATTACTAGGTGGTTCTTGTGAACAGAAAGCTGTAGTTGGTCAGTGGTTAGATTATAGAGTAACACAGGTAGATAGGTGTAATAGTAGAGAAGAAGTCAAGACAGTTTTAAAG GAATTGAACCATTACCTATCAGACAGAGTATATATGTCAGGATATCACTTTAGTATAGCTGACTTATTGCTGTATTATGGTTTACATTCCATTTTA TCTGAATCAACCATGCAGGAGAAACAAAAATTTATGAATCTATCAAGGTGGTTTGATAAT GTTCAAAGGTATCCAGATATCCAACAACATTTGCCATTGTTGATATTTCCCAAGAATACATTATATACAGCTACCAGTGGTATTTATTAG
- the LOC144445194 gene encoding dynein axonemal assembly factor 11-like: MVRITEDLIRSRAEHNNLEISTLEEVSLHQQDIEKIEHIDKWCRDLKILYLQSNLIPKIENVGRLKKLEYINLALNNIERVENLEGCESLKKLDLTVNFVGELTSLECLSGNYNLEEIFLTGNPCINYEGYREYVLATLPQLQRLDGKKISKSERIVALQLIDEIRPQILEQQEEYARQRAKEKAEAEEDERIKEAKKHAQKEKKAGFDGRWYTDINKGDFDKRKDQGDDVDEEREKTDEEKKKEIEEEKKKEAEFWDEEVAFTPESRIAVHKQIEESKKKESEKKSSGPQVMKRQVRLETNDGKKLNVNEAKIPFSLSDDEDNNAIVLDVACYKYLDTSLMDVDIQPTHVKVEIKGKILQIVLHEEVNPDSSTAKRSQATGHLLVTMPKVGLIKSLLEFICVFGKVTQVVKALKKPTVPVYKKSTNQDKELSPQKKRHERLEVDPTAAKHVDLMVTNEKQTVGPYVGVNKKIVKDRPNSEDFVDDPDVPPLI, from the exons ATGGTTCGAA taacagaAGACTTGATTCGTAGCAGAGCCGAACATAATAACCTAGAGATTTCAACTCTGGAAGAAGTGTCCTTGCATCAACAAGATATTGAAAA AATAGAACATATTGATAAATGGTGTCGAGATTTGAAGATTTTGTATTTACAGAGTAACCTAATACCTAAAATAG AAAATGTTGGCAGATTAAAGAAACTGGAATATATCAACTTAGCACTCAACAATATTGAAAGAGTTGAAAATTTAGAAG GTTGTGAGTCACTAAAGAAACTTGATCTGACTGTGAACTTTGTGGGAGAACTAACAAGTTTAGAATGTCTTTCTGGCAACTATAATTTAGAAGAAAT ATTTCTTACTGGAAATCCCTGTATTAACTATGAAGGTTACAGagagtatgtgttagcaacatTACCACAATTACAA AGACTAGACGGTAAAAAGATAAGTAAATCAGAAAGAATTGTAGCTCTTCAACTTATTGATGAAATTAGACCTCAAATATTAGAACAACAGGAAGAATATGCCAGACAAAGA gCGAAAGAGAAAGCTGAAGCTGAAGAAGATGAACGAATCAAAGAAGCTAAGAAACATGCtcagaaagaaaagaaagctGGTTTTGATGGAAGATGGTATACAGACATTAATAA AGGAGACTTTGATAAGAGGAAAGACCAAGGTGATGATGTAGATGAAGAAAGGGAAAAGACAGATGAAgagaagaagaaagaaatagaagaagaaaagaaaaaagaggCAGA GTTTTGGGATGAGGAAGTTGCATTTACACCAGAATCAAGGATAGCAGTACATAAACAGATAGAAGAATCGAAGAAGAAAGAATCAGAGAAAAA atcATCTGGTCCACAGGTTATGAAAAGACAAGTCAGACTTGAAACAAACGATGGCAAAAAATTGAACGTCAATGAAGCCAA aatTCCGTTCAGTCTGTCTGATGATGAAGACAACAACGCTATAGTATTAGATGTAGCGTGTTATAAATACTTAGATACATCGCTTATGGATGTAGATATACAGCCAACTCATGTCAAAGTTGAAATCAAAGGAAAG atTTTACAAATCGTCTTACATGAAGAAGTAAATCCTGATTCAAGTACAGCCAAGAGATCTCAGGCGACAGGACATTTACTGGTTACAATGCCAAAGGTAGGCTTAATAAAGTCACTTTTGGAGTTTATCTGTGTTTTTGGTAAG GTTACACAAGTGGTGAAAGCATTAAAGAAGCCAACAGTTCCAGTGTATAAGAAATCTACCAACCAAGATAAAGAACTGTCCCCTCAGAAAAA AAGACATGAAAGACTTGAAGTTGACCCAACTGCAGCCAAACATGTAGATTTGATGGTCACCAATGAAAAGCAAACAGTAGGACCGTATGTTGGTGTTAACAAGAAGATTGTCAAAGATCGACCAAATAGTGAAGACTTTGTGGATGATCCTGATGTGCCTCCATTGATATAA